A section of the Streptomyces sp. NBC_01591 genome encodes:
- a CDS encoding DUF5825 family protein, protein MSPLPAPPTRTDPVLPAGQVLHRTRGRLVTVDEPLRLGAGGRPAAEAVRFLRECQSHDLVVRWLPATDDPLFTGPAHEVAATAGLLRHLPAPGPLPGEPPELTTWRDRHAYGQLYHRRGPDFVTVMDRREPSAAARFTIDDPDLLATFRTVQDATAVAGLSATGREAVELLAAERLAWVTDGWVVALPPRIRRWPVPCTDI, encoded by the coding sequence ATGAGCCCCCTGCCCGCACCCCCGACCCGTACCGACCCCGTCCTGCCGGCCGGGCAGGTGTTGCACCGGACCCGAGGACGGCTGGTGACGGTGGACGAACCCCTGCGGCTGGGCGCGGGCGGCCGGCCGGCGGCGGAAGCGGTCCGGTTCCTGCGCGAGTGCCAGAGCCACGATCTCGTCGTGCGCTGGCTGCCCGCGACCGACGACCCCCTGTTCACCGGGCCCGCGCACGAGGTGGCCGCGACGGCCGGCCTGCTGCGCCACCTGCCGGCCCCCGGCCCGCTGCCCGGCGAACCGCCGGAGCTCACCACGTGGCGGGACCGCCATGCCTACGGACAGCTCTACCACCGGCGCGGACCGGACTTCGTCACCGTCATGGACCGCAGGGAGCCATCGGCCGCGGCCCGCTTCACGATCGACGACCCCGACCTGCTCGCCACGTTCCGCACCGTCCAGGACGCCACCGCCGTGGCCGGGCTGAGCGCGACGGGCCGGGAGGCGGTGGAGCTGCTGGCGGCGGAACGCCTCGCCTGGGTGACCGACGGCTGGGTGGTGGCCCTGCCACCACGCATCCGCCGGTGGCCCGTCCCCTGCACCGACATCTGA
- a CDS encoding substrate-binding domain-containing protein, with the protein MREPVELRRQRILSVVESRGAVKVSALAAELDVSVVTIRRDVEELARDGRLRRGHGVARPVREPVPTAAVPAARGEEPAGDAGAVALVVPERHTYLYETLHGARSVLEESGIRIALHIAPPSAGAERPLVERALADGARGLLIAPRWRSAHSEELDYGWLANVGVPTVLMERRPRPGSALHALDSVCSDHWYGTHLAVEHLVSLGHRRIVLAARDDSPTARSIRKAFAEIAAARPEVEDWTVVLSSPQAASGPGPDSPAPAADGRTALDLAALLRERGATGAVLHGDVDALMLVQRLAESGVEVPRDCSVVAYDDVVAALGSTPLTAVAPPKAEIGRAAAELLLHRLSGGAGATGPVRRTELLPTLEVRGSAQEPPRSTE; encoded by the coding sequence ATGCGGGAGCCGGTTGAACTCAGGCGTCAGCGAATCCTGTCGGTGGTGGAGTCGCGCGGCGCCGTCAAGGTCAGCGCGCTGGCGGCCGAGCTGGACGTCTCGGTGGTCACGATCCGGCGGGACGTCGAGGAGCTGGCCCGGGACGGGCGGCTGCGCCGCGGGCACGGGGTGGCCCGCCCGGTGCGGGAGCCGGTGCCGACCGCCGCGGTCCCGGCGGCCCGGGGCGAGGAGCCGGCCGGGGACGCCGGGGCGGTCGCCCTGGTCGTCCCGGAGCGGCACACGTATCTGTACGAGACCCTGCACGGCGCCCGGTCCGTCCTGGAGGAGTCCGGGATACGGATCGCCCTGCACATCGCGCCCCCGTCGGCCGGCGCCGAACGTCCGCTGGTGGAGCGGGCGCTGGCGGACGGGGCACGCGGGCTGCTGATCGCGCCGCGCTGGCGCAGCGCCCACTCGGAGGAGCTGGACTACGGCTGGCTCGCGAACGTGGGGGTGCCGACCGTGCTGATGGAGCGGCGGCCCCGGCCGGGCAGCGCGCTGCACGCCCTGGACTCCGTCTGTTCCGATCACTGGTACGGGACGCATCTCGCCGTGGAGCATCTGGTGTCACTGGGGCATCGCCGTATCGTGCTGGCCGCCCGGGACGACAGTCCGACGGCGCGCAGCATCCGTAAGGCGTTCGCCGAGATCGCCGCGGCCCGTCCGGAGGTGGAGGACTGGACGGTGGTGCTGAGCTCTCCGCAGGCCGCGTCCGGCCCCGGCCCGGACTCCCCCGCACCGGCGGCCGACGGCCGTACCGCCCTCGACCTCGCCGCGCTGCTGCGCGAGCGGGGCGCCACGGGGGCCGTACTGCACGGCGACGTGGATGCGCTGATGCTGGTGCAGCGGCTGGCGGAGAGCGGTGTCGAGGTGCCGCGGGACTGCTCCGTGGTGGCGTACGACGATGTGGTCGCGGCCCTCGGGAGCACACCGCTGACGGCGGTGGCGCCGCCGAAGGCGGAGATCGGGCGGGCCGCCGCCGAGCTGCTGCTCCACCGGCTGTCCGGTGGGGCGGGCGCGACCGGTCCGGTGCGCCGTACGGAGCTGCTGCCCACGCTGGAGGTACGTGGATCGGCTCAGGAACCGCCCCGTTCCACCGAGTGA
- a CDS encoding FAD-dependent oxidoreductase, which translates to MTRRERTVDVLIVGGGPAGLGAGAELAASGAGRVEILEREQTAGGIPRHCHHGGFGGRTIGSGGATGPAYARSCVAAAVRAGATLRTGVTVTGWAGPLTVDTTAPTGLERITARAVVLATGARERPRSARLVPGSRPPGVYTTGELQQAVHLYRQRIGSRAVVIGNEPVSRAAADTLRVAGLDVVAMVTDQPPSRLAALAPTGDRTPVLGHTTVTALTGRERLTGVSVRHHDGRTTTLRCDTVVFTGDWIPDHELARRGEITLDPGTRGPAYDAAHRTTGTGIFAVGNLLHGVESAGFALAEGRAVAAPVLRHLTTGEWPTGRPPIAVESPLRWIAPNLIGPDGDIPPGGRFTLRTVRRLSSPLLVVRQDGRELHRQRLLLPAVPDRPFHLRADWLERADPHGGAVRISVR; encoded by the coding sequence ATGACCCGCCGCGAGCGCACCGTCGACGTGCTGATCGTCGGGGGCGGCCCGGCCGGCCTCGGCGCCGGGGCCGAACTCGCCGCATCCGGCGCGGGTCGGGTCGAGATCCTGGAACGCGAACAGACCGCGGGCGGCATCCCCCGCCACTGCCACCACGGCGGATTCGGCGGCCGCACCATCGGCAGCGGAGGAGCGACCGGACCCGCGTACGCCCGGAGCTGCGTGGCCGCCGCCGTACGCGCCGGAGCCACCCTGCGTACCGGGGTCACCGTCACCGGCTGGGCCGGGCCACTGACCGTGGACACCACCGCGCCCACCGGCCTCGAACGGATCACCGCCCGCGCGGTCGTCCTCGCCACCGGCGCCCGCGAACGCCCCCGCAGCGCCCGCCTCGTCCCCGGCAGCCGCCCACCCGGCGTCTACACCACCGGCGAACTCCAGCAGGCCGTCCACCTGTACCGGCAGCGGATCGGCAGCCGCGCGGTCGTCATCGGCAACGAACCCGTCAGCCGTGCCGCGGCCGACACCCTGCGCGTCGCCGGCCTGGACGTCGTCGCCATGGTCACCGACCAGCCGCCCTCCAGGCTCGCCGCCCTGGCCCCGACCGGCGACCGCACCCCGGTACTCGGCCACACCACCGTCACCGCCCTGACCGGCCGGGAACGGCTCACCGGAGTCTCGGTGCGCCACCACGACGGCCGGACCACGACCCTGCGCTGCGACACCGTCGTCTTCACCGGGGACTGGATCCCCGACCACGAACTGGCCCGGCGCGGCGAGATCACCCTCGACCCCGGCACCCGCGGCCCCGCGTACGACGCCGCCCACCGCACGACCGGGACCGGAATCTTCGCCGTCGGCAATCTGCTGCACGGCGTGGAGAGCGCGGGCTTCGCCCTCGCCGAGGGCCGGGCCGTCGCCGCGCCCGTACTGCGTCACCTGACAACCGGCGAGTGGCCCACCGGACGGCCGCCCATCGCGGTCGAGTCCCCACTGCGGTGGATCGCACCGAACCTCATCGGCCCGGACGGCGACATCCCGCCCGGGGGCCGCTTCACCCTGCGCACCGTCCGGCGGCTCTCCTCGCCGCTGCTGGTCGTCCGCCAGGACGGCCGTGAGCTCCATCGGCAGCGGCTGCTGCTGCCCGCCGTGCCGGACCGCCCGTTCCATCTGCGCGCCGACTGGCTCGAGCGGGCCGATCCGCACGGCGGCGCCGTACGGATCTCGGTGCGCTGA
- a CDS encoding MFS transporter, producing MARPLHRHLSRMEQLPGPPSPSARTRTAGTDRPGRALLRHRPFALLCGEQIASSLGRQVTTLALALLAVTRLEAGPFGASALMALSYLPGALLSPFAGVLVDRARLRSLTVLLTVLQVLVVGSVPLAAALGRLGLPQLYGVATVSGALTSMLAVALQAALPRVVHPEQLLSANSALTGARTTGQIGGPALGGVLVGLTGPSTALLAACVAYGIESLLLLALPATLNTPAQQGSRRSESRTAALRAGLEVVRGERLLRRQVLAGAGFNLGSGAADALFVLYATRDLGLPAWQLGTVYAAFSVATVLGVLLAGRFAATIGLARATRICAVVAALAIFLIPGASLGPGFPALLAYQFLFGLAATVWAISMTTTQQLVTPPELQGRVAGVLQAALIGTVPVGALGGGALAAWLGNVPVLTGGATVALVAAACLWLP from the coding sequence GTGGCCCGTCCCCTGCACCGACATCTGAGCCGGATGGAGCAGCTGCCCGGCCCGCCCTCCCCTTCCGCCCGTACCCGTACTGCCGGGACCGACCGCCCCGGACGCGCCCTGCTGCGCCACCGGCCGTTCGCGCTGCTGTGCGGGGAACAGATCGCCAGCTCCCTCGGGCGTCAGGTCACCACCCTGGCTCTCGCGCTGCTCGCCGTGACCCGGCTGGAGGCGGGACCGTTCGGCGCCTCCGCGCTCATGGCGCTGAGCTATCTCCCGGGTGCGCTGCTCAGCCCGTTCGCCGGTGTGCTGGTCGACCGGGCGCGCCTGCGCAGCCTGACCGTGCTCCTCACCGTTCTGCAGGTGCTGGTCGTCGGTTCCGTACCCCTGGCAGCCGCCCTGGGACGACTCGGGCTGCCCCAGCTGTACGGGGTGGCCACCGTGTCCGGCGCGCTGACCTCCATGCTCGCCGTCGCCCTGCAGGCGGCCCTGCCCCGGGTCGTGCACCCCGAGCAGCTGCTGTCCGCCAACTCGGCACTGACCGGCGCACGGACCACGGGGCAGATCGGCGGCCCCGCGCTCGGCGGCGTGCTGGTGGGCCTGACCGGACCCTCGACGGCATTGCTGGCCGCCTGCGTGGCGTACGGCATCGAGTCCCTGCTGCTGCTCGCACTCCCCGCCACGCTCAACACCCCGGCCCAGCAAGGGAGTCGCCGATCGGAATCCCGAACGGCCGCGCTGCGTGCCGGACTCGAAGTCGTGCGCGGCGAACGGCTGCTGCGCCGGCAGGTGCTCGCGGGGGCCGGGTTCAATCTCGGCAGCGGAGCCGCCGACGCGCTCTTCGTGCTCTACGCCACCCGTGATCTCGGGCTACCGGCCTGGCAGTTGGGGACGGTCTACGCCGCGTTCAGCGTCGCCACCGTCCTGGGAGTGCTGCTGGCGGGCCGGTTCGCCGCCACCATCGGCCTGGCCAGGGCGACCCGGATCTGCGCCGTGGTGGCCGCTCTCGCGATCTTCCTGATCCCGGGCGCCTCGCTGGGCCCCGGCTTCCCGGCGCTGCTCGCGTACCAGTTCCTCTTCGGTCTCGCGGCCACGGTCTGGGCCATCTCCATGACCACCACCCAGCAACTGGTCACACCGCCCGAGCTCCAGGGCCGGGTCGCCGGGGTCCTGCAGGCGGCGCTCATCGGCACGGTGCCGGTCGGCGCGCTCGGCGGCGGTGCGCTCGCCGCCTGGCTGGGCAACGTACCGGTGCTCACCGGCGGGGCGACGGTGGCGCTCGTGGCCGCCGCCTGCCTCTGGTTGCCGTGA
- a CDS encoding NAD(P)/FAD-dependent oxidoreductase, with protein MSPTITTAGELTADELPGTRPDSGPGAPVYDVTVVGAGVVGAAIARELARYRLRTALLDASDDIGNGTSKANTAILHTGFDAVPGSLEARLVREGQQRLRAYAAETGIPVERVGALLVAWDEEQLAVLPALLAKAERNDYHAARLLDAGELRTLEPHLGPGALGALEIPDESIICPWTTPLAYATQAVRAGVHLHLNCRVRHIDSGDDVHTLTTTRGTLRTRHLINAAGLYADELDRDLGHDDFTVTPRRGQLIVFDKLARSLVGHILLPVPTAVGKGVLVAPTVFGNVLLGPTAEDLDDKTATGSTADAIALLREKGRRILPELLDEEVTAVYAGLRAATGQEDYRIRSRPDRRYIAVGGIRSTGLTASMAIAGHVTELLGDSGLDLGTPSELPPVTMPNLGEAFPRPYQDAVRIAADPAYGTLVCHCERVSAGEIRDALAGLVPPHSPDGLRRRTRAGNGRCQGFYCGAAVRALFEEARS; from the coding sequence ATGAGCCCCACGATCACCACAGCCGGAGAGCTGACCGCCGACGAGCTGCCCGGGACCCGGCCCGACAGCGGGCCCGGCGCCCCGGTCTACGACGTGACCGTCGTCGGCGCGGGCGTCGTCGGCGCCGCCATCGCCCGCGAACTGGCCCGCTACCGGCTGCGCACCGCGCTCCTCGACGCCTCCGACGACATCGGCAACGGAACCTCGAAGGCCAACACTGCCATCCTGCACACCGGTTTCGACGCCGTACCCGGCTCCCTGGAAGCCCGGCTGGTCCGCGAAGGGCAGCAAAGACTCCGCGCGTACGCGGCCGAGACCGGCATCCCCGTCGAACGCGTCGGAGCCCTGCTCGTCGCCTGGGACGAAGAACAACTGGCCGTGCTGCCCGCCCTGTTGGCCAAGGCGGAGCGGAACGACTACCACGCGGCACGCCTTCTGGACGCCGGTGAACTGCGCACCCTCGAACCCCATCTGGGACCCGGCGCCCTCGGTGCGCTCGAGATCCCCGACGAGAGCATCATCTGTCCCTGGACGACCCCGCTCGCCTACGCCACCCAGGCCGTGCGCGCCGGAGTGCATCTGCACCTCAACTGCCGAGTACGGCACATCGACAGCGGCGACGACGTCCACACCCTCACCACCACCCGGGGAACGCTGCGCACCCGCCATCTGATCAACGCCGCCGGACTGTACGCCGACGAACTCGACCGGGACCTCGGTCACGACGACTTCACCGTCACCCCGCGCCGCGGCCAGCTCATCGTCTTCGACAAGCTCGCCCGCAGTCTCGTCGGCCACATCCTGCTCCCGGTGCCCACTGCCGTGGGCAAGGGCGTCCTGGTCGCACCGACCGTCTTCGGCAATGTGCTGCTCGGCCCCACCGCCGAGGACCTCGACGACAAGACCGCCACCGGATCGACCGCCGACGCGATCGCCCTGCTGCGCGAGAAGGGCCGCCGCATCCTGCCGGAACTGCTCGACGAGGAAGTCACCGCCGTCTACGCCGGACTGCGTGCCGCGACCGGCCAGGAGGACTACCGCATCCGGTCCCGGCCGGACCGGCGGTACATCGCCGTCGGCGGCATCCGCTCCACCGGCCTCACCGCCTCCATGGCCATCGCCGGGCATGTCACGGAACTGCTCGGCGACTCGGGCCTCGATCTCGGTACGCCGTCCGAGCTGCCGCCCGTCACCATGCCCAACCTCGGCGAGGCCTTCCCGCGCCCGTACCAGGACGCCGTGCGCATCGCGGCAGACCCGGCGTACGGCACGCTGGTCTGCCACTGCGAACGGGTCTCCGCGGGCGAGATCAGGGACGCCCTGGCCGGCCTGGTGCCGCCGCACTCCCCGGACGGCCTGCGGCGCAGAACGAGAGCAGGGAACGGCCGGTGCCAGGGGTTCTACTGCGGGGCCGCGGTCCGCGCACTGTTCGAGGAGGCCCGGTCATGA
- a CDS encoding amino acid permease codes for MSISTPTQSGAEATPPKDEEERLRELGYQPVLARRMGGFGNFAISFSVISILSGCMTLYGFGMSTGGPAVMLWGWAGVGLFVLCVGMALAEVTSAYPTSGALYYMADRLGGRKWGWYTGWLNLLGLLGAIAGIDYGAALFTGALMNLQWGFTPTPGKTMIIFVCILLLHAVLNLFGVRLVSVLNSISVWWHLAGVAVIVTVLAIVPSNHQSPSFVFTEFVNDTGWHNPLYVAAIGLLLAQYTFCGYDASAHLSEETSNASVTAAKGIVRAIWVSWIAGFVLLAGLTFAIQDYAGTQNSATGVPPAQILIDALGTSGATAMLLIVIAAQLFCGNAEVAAASRMVFAFSRDNALPGSALWHKVSARTQTPVNAVWLSVVVAGVLALPSLYSATAYGAVTAINVIGITPAYAIPIFLKLRSGSRFERGPWHLGRWSKPIGWIAVVWVAIVTVLFLLPQSSPVTVDSMNYASIALIAVLVLATVWWFVARRSYSTPSAYGNAREQAEIEEGIV; via the coding sequence ATGTCCATATCCACCCCGACCCAGTCGGGTGCGGAGGCAACCCCGCCGAAGGACGAGGAGGAGCGGCTGCGCGAACTCGGCTACCAGCCGGTGCTCGCCCGCCGCATGGGAGGCTTCGGCAACTTCGCCATCAGCTTCTCCGTCATCTCGATCCTGTCCGGCTGCATGACCCTGTACGGCTTCGGCATGTCGACCGGTGGTCCGGCCGTGATGCTCTGGGGCTGGGCCGGTGTCGGACTCTTCGTGCTCTGCGTCGGCATGGCACTCGCCGAGGTCACCAGTGCCTACCCGACCTCGGGAGCGCTGTACTACATGGCCGACCGGCTCGGCGGCCGCAAGTGGGGCTGGTACACCGGCTGGCTGAATCTGCTGGGTCTGCTGGGCGCGATCGCGGGCATCGACTATGGTGCGGCGCTGTTCACCGGTGCGCTGATGAATCTGCAGTGGGGATTCACTCCCACACCGGGCAAGACAATGATCATTTTTGTCTGCATTCTGCTGCTGCACGCCGTGCTGAACCTCTTCGGTGTCCGCCTCGTCAGCGTGCTCAACTCGATCAGTGTGTGGTGGCATCTCGCCGGTGTCGCGGTGATCGTCACCGTGCTCGCGATCGTGCCCTCGAACCACCAGTCGCCGTCGTTCGTCTTCACCGAGTTCGTCAATGACACGGGCTGGCACAACCCGTTGTACGTGGCGGCGATCGGCCTGCTCCTCGCGCAGTACACCTTCTGCGGCTACGACGCCTCGGCCCACCTCTCGGAGGAGACGTCGAACGCCTCCGTGACGGCCGCCAAGGGCATCGTCCGCGCGATCTGGGTCTCCTGGATCGCCGGATTCGTGCTGCTCGCAGGGCTGACCTTCGCCATCCAGGACTACGCGGGCACCCAGAACAGCGCCACCGGTGTGCCGCCGGCGCAGATCCTGATCGACGCACTGGGCACCTCCGGGGCCACCGCCATGCTGCTGATCGTGATCGCGGCACAGCTGTTCTGCGGCAACGCCGAGGTCGCCGCCGCGAGCCGGATGGTGTTCGCGTTCAGCCGTGACAACGCCCTGCCGGGCTCGGCGCTGTGGCACAAGGTGAGCGCCCGCACCCAGACGCCCGTCAACGCGGTGTGGCTGTCCGTCGTCGTCGCCGGAGTGCTCGCGCTGCCCTCGCTGTACTCCGCCACCGCGTACGGTGCGGTGACCGCGATCAACGTCATCGGTATCACGCCCGCCTACGCGATCCCGATCTTCCTGAAGCTGCGCTCCGGCAGCCGGTTCGAACGCGGGCCCTGGCACCTGGGCCGCTGGAGCAAGCCGATCGGCTGGATCGCCGTCGTATGGGTCGCCATCGTGACCGTTCTGTTCCTGCTCCCGCAGTCCTCCCCGGTGACGGTCGACTCGATGAACTACGCGTCGATCGCGCTGATCGCGGTGCTGGTCCTGGCCACCGTCTGGTGGTTCGTCGCCCGGCGTTCGTACAGCACGCCGTCGGCGTACGGGAATGCCCGCGAGCAGGCGGAGATCGAGGAAGGCATCGTCTGA
- a CDS encoding RiPP maturation radical SAM C-methyltransferase — translation MRIHLVTMPWQPIELPSLQVGLLHALLDRTRPDDEVREFHGSLRWAEFLLERSQGAIRPGDHVAVGSESIFDGLGDWVFSGVLYNDPEWGVAQLKEYATQRGTDISTATAMRVHAAEFIDESVSAILDDAPDVVGFTSTFMQNVSSLALAAELKRRRPGLTVVFGGSNCDGPMGHALHRNHRFVDHVVRGEGEYALPALLAHIDAGTAPADVPGLCWWDGQDSRANEESRRTVAPGDIPSPDYDLWQRAIDASPLAEYVHPKLVVEGARGCWWGEKHHCTFCGLNGSAMTFRAKTGDRLWDEVDRLVRRHRLLDIVTVDNIIDMAYFKDFLPLAADSGWDLRMHYEVKSNLTAEQLELLARAGSVHIQPGIESLNNKALELMDKGVSAARNIRTLRECENHALTCSWNYLYGFPGETAEDYASVIDQMPALVHLQPPGGAHRIQLERFSPNFANPALGFHQRQPAEMYRHVYDLPEEQLADLVYLFDTPPAGIGGETETRLKAAARDWYTGHPASTLVLEQPDGEDVLLVHDRRHGWPRRTHRLTGWRAAALRHLEAGRTRSALHRLLTADGNPPSAEELATWLGDAVALGLLFDDGRSYVSLPTWHVPVRSVERAQGPDVTTDGPSGAPGNGEKVAG, via the coding sequence GTGCGAATACATCTGGTGACCATGCCGTGGCAGCCGATCGAACTTCCCTCGCTCCAGGTGGGACTGCTGCACGCGCTGCTGGACCGTACCCGGCCGGACGACGAGGTGCGCGAGTTCCACGGCTCCCTGCGCTGGGCGGAATTCCTGCTGGAACGCTCGCAGGGGGCGATCCGCCCCGGCGATCACGTCGCGGTCGGCAGTGAATCGATCTTCGACGGCCTCGGCGACTGGGTGTTCTCCGGCGTCCTGTACAACGACCCCGAATGGGGCGTGGCGCAACTCAAGGAGTACGCCACGCAGCGCGGGACCGACATATCCACCGCGACCGCGATGAGGGTCCACGCGGCGGAGTTCATCGACGAGAGCGTGAGCGCGATACTCGACGACGCACCCGATGTCGTGGGGTTCACCTCCACGTTCATGCAGAACGTCTCCTCGCTGGCACTCGCGGCGGAGCTCAAACGGCGCCGCCCCGGGCTGACCGTGGTGTTCGGCGGCAGCAACTGCGACGGTCCGATGGGCCACGCCCTGCACCGCAACCATCGATTTGTCGACCATGTGGTGCGCGGCGAGGGGGAGTACGCCCTGCCCGCACTGCTCGCCCACATCGACGCGGGCACCGCACCGGCCGATGTGCCCGGACTCTGCTGGTGGGACGGGCAGGATTCGCGCGCCAACGAGGAGTCCCGGCGCACCGTCGCGCCCGGCGACATCCCCTCGCCCGACTACGACCTCTGGCAGCGGGCCATCGACGCCTCCCCGCTCGCGGAGTACGTCCATCCGAAACTGGTGGTGGAGGGGGCCCGCGGCTGCTGGTGGGGCGAGAAGCACCACTGCACCTTCTGCGGACTCAACGGATCGGCGATGACCTTCCGTGCCAAGACCGGAGACCGGCTCTGGGACGAGGTCGACCGCCTGGTCCGGCGCCACCGCCTCCTGGACATCGTCACCGTCGACAACATCATCGACATGGCGTACTTCAAGGACTTCCTCCCGCTCGCCGCCGACAGCGGCTGGGATCTGCGCATGCACTACGAGGTCAAGTCCAACCTCACCGCGGAGCAGCTGGAACTGCTCGCCCGCGCCGGATCGGTCCATATCCAGCCCGGCATCGAGAGCCTCAACAACAAGGCCCTGGAGCTGATGGACAAGGGAGTCAGCGCGGCCCGGAACATCCGTACGCTCCGCGAGTGCGAGAACCACGCGCTCACCTGCTCCTGGAACTATCTGTACGGCTTCCCGGGGGAGACCGCCGAGGACTACGCCTCCGTCATCGACCAGATGCCGGCGCTCGTCCACCTCCAGCCGCCCGGCGGCGCCCACCGCATCCAACTGGAGCGGTTCAGCCCCAACTTCGCCAACCCCGCGCTGGGCTTCCACCAGCGGCAGCCCGCCGAGATGTACCGCCATGTCTACGATCTGCCCGAGGAACAACTGGCCGATCTCGTCTACCTCTTCGACACCCCGCCCGCCGGGATCGGCGGTGAGACCGAGACGCGACTGAAGGCCGCGGCCCGTGACTGGTACACCGGCCACCCCGCCTCGACCCTGGTCCTGGAACAGCCCGACGGCGAAGACGTGCTGCTCGTCCACGACCGACGGCACGGCTGGCCGCGCCGCACCCACCGGCTGACCGGCTGGCGGGCCGCCGCCCTCCGCCACCTGGAGGCGGGTCGCACCCGGTCGGCGCTGCACCGGCTGCTCACGGCCGACGGAAACCCGCCGTCTGCCGAGGAGCTCGCCACATGGCTCGGCGACGCGGTCGCGCTGGGGCTCCTCTTCGACGACGGACGTTCTTACGTGTCACTGCCCACCTGGCATGTGCCGGTCCGGTCGGTCGAGCGCGCCCAGGGGCCGGACGTGACGACCGACGGGCCATCGGGCGCGCCGGGCAATGGAGAGAAGGTCGCCGGATGA
- a CDS encoding FGGY family carbohydrate kinase has translation MTGPVLAVDQGTSGTKALVICPERGVIGSASVPVRPRHGAGGVVEADPAELLGSVIEAGSRALQEAAEPVSAVGLANQGETVLAWDPDTGRPLTDAIVWQDRRAASICAELASYDEELTHLTGLPLDPYFAAPKMAWIRRELTREGVVTTTDSWLVHQLTGAFVTDAATAGRTQLLDLDRADWSPRALEVFGLGDERLPDVVDCDSTVGTTTAFGGELPLTGLLVDQQAALLAQNALDPGNAKCTYGTGAFLLAQTGPAPRRGSTGLVSCVAWRLGGRTDYCLDGQVYTAASAVDWLAGLGVISGAADLDPVGATVPDSGGVTFVPALAGLAAPWWRGDLRGSVTGLGLGTTAGHLVRALCEGIAAQVVELTEAVATDLGSPLTSLRVDGGLTRSELLMQTQADLLQRPVEVSALPDVTALGVGAVARLGLDPRLPLRQAVPDWKPAAVYEPRIAADEAAERLAGFRTAVQTLLDHA, from the coding sequence ATGACAGGCCCGGTACTCGCCGTGGACCAGGGCACGTCGGGCACGAAGGCTCTGGTGATCTGCCCCGAGCGCGGCGTGATCGGTTCCGCTTCCGTTCCGGTGAGACCTCGTCACGGCGCCGGGGGAGTGGTCGAGGCGGACCCGGCCGAACTGCTCGGCTCGGTCATCGAAGCGGGCAGCCGGGCGTTGCAGGAAGCTGCTGAACCGGTTTCGGCGGTCGGCCTCGCCAACCAGGGCGAGACCGTGCTCGCCTGGGACCCGGACACCGGGCGCCCGCTCACCGACGCGATCGTCTGGCAGGACCGGCGTGCCGCCTCGATCTGCGCCGAACTCGCCTCGTACGACGAAGAGTTGACGCATCTCACCGGGCTGCCCCTCGACCCCTACTTCGCCGCGCCGAAGATGGCCTGGATCCGCCGGGAACTGACCCGCGAAGGCGTCGTCACCACCACCGACTCCTGGCTCGTCCATCAGCTGACCGGGGCGTTCGTCACGGACGCGGCGACGGCCGGACGCACCCAGTTGCTCGACCTCGACCGGGCCGACTGGTCACCCCGGGCCCTGGAGGTCTTCGGTCTCGGCGACGAACGGCTGCCCGATGTCGTCGACTGCGACAGCACGGTCGGTACGACGACCGCCTTCGGCGGTGAACTCCCGCTGACCGGCCTGCTCGTCGACCAGCAGGCCGCCCTGCTCGCCCAGAACGCCCTGGACCCGGGCAACGCCAAATGCACCTACGGAACGGGCGCCTTCCTGCTCGCCCAGACCGGGCCCGCCCCACGCCGGGGCTCCACGGGACTGGTCAGCTGTGTCGCCTGGCGGCTCGGTGGCCGTACGGACTACTGCCTCGACGGGCAGGTCTACACCGCCGCGTCCGCCGTCGACTGGCTGGCCGGCCTGGGGGTGATCTCCGGCGCGGCCGACCTCGACCCGGTCGGCGCGACCGTCCCCGACTCCGGCGGTGTCACCTTCGTACCGGCGCTCGCCGGACTCGCAGCCCCCTGGTGGCGCGGTGATCTGCGCGGATCGGTGACCGGCCTCGGCCTCGGCACCACCGCGGGCCATCTGGTGCGCGCACTGTGCGAAGGCATCGCGGCACAGGTCGTCGAGCTCACCGAAGCGGTCGCGACCGACCTCGGCTCGCCACTGACCTCGCTCCGCGTCGACGGCGGCCTGACCCGCTCCGAACTGCTCATGCAGACCCAGGCCGATCTGCTGCAACGACCCGTCGAGGTGTCCGCCCTGCCCGATGTCACCGCGCTCGGCGTCGGAGCGGTCGCCCGGCTCGGCCTCGACCCCCGGCTCCCGCTCCGACAGGCCGTGCCCGACTGGAAGCCCGCCGCCGTGTACGAACCCCGGATCGCCGCCGACGAGGCGGCCGAACGGCTCGCCGGATTCCGGACCGCCGTGCAGACCCTGCTGGACCATGCCTGA